The Ovis canadensis isolate MfBH-ARS-UI-01 breed Bighorn chromosome 18, ARS-UI_OviCan_v2, whole genome shotgun sequence genome has a segment encoding these proteins:
- the SLC25A29 gene encoding mitochondrial basic amino acids transporter isoform X1: MGPASAPLARVSPGVLRAGSRELGTLTPRGHLTYTGPSFQVRLQVQSVDKPQYRGTLHCFQAIIKQESVLGLYRGLGSPLLGLTFINALVFGMQGNTLRALGRDSPLNQFLAGAAAGAIQCVICCPMELAKTRLQLQEAGPARTYRGPLDCLAQIYRQEGLRGVNRGMASTLLRETPSFGVYFLTYDVLTRALGCEPGDRLLVPKLLLAGGTSGIASWLSTYPVDVIKSRLQADGLQGAPRYRGIVDCVQQSYRDEGWRVFTRGLASTLLRAFPVNAATFATVTVVLSYARGEEARLEGDAGSATLAQPSSL; this comes from the exons ATGGGTCCAGCCTCAGCCCCCCTGGCGAGAGTCTCCCCGGGGGTTCTGCGTGCCGGCAGCAGAGAGCTGGGCACTCTGACTCCACGCGGCCATCTTACTTACACTGGGCCCTCCTTCCAGGTGCGGCTTCAGGTCCAGAGTGTGGATAAGCCCCAGTACCGAGGGACCTTGCACTGCTTCCAGGCCATCATCAAGCAGGAGAGC GTGCTGGGCCTGTACCGAGGCCTGGGGTCGCCGCTCCTGGGGCTGACCTTCATCAACGCGCTGGTGTTCGGCATGCAGGGCAACACCCTGCGGGCGCTGGGCCGGGACTCGCCGCTGAACCAGTTCCTGGCGGGCGCGGCGGCCGGGGCCATCCAGTGCGTCATCTGCTGCCCCATGGAGCTGGCCAAGACGCGGCTACAGCTGCAGGAGGCGGGCCCGGCACGCACCTACCGCGGGCCCCTGGACTGCCTGGCGCAGATCTACCGGCAGGAGGGCCTGCGCGGCGTCAACCGGGGCATGGCGTCCACGCTGCTGCGCGAGACCCCCAGCTTCGGCGTCTACTTCCTCACCTACGACGTGCTGACACGCGCACTGGGCTGTGAGCCGGGCGACCGCCTGCTGGTGCCCAAGCTGCTGCTGGCGGGTGGCACGTCAGGCATCGCGTCCTGGCTCTCCACCTACCCCGTGGATGTGATCAAGTCGCGGCTGCAGGCCGACGGGCTGCAGGGCGCGCCGCGCTACCGGGGCATCGTCGACTGCGTGCAGCAGAGCTACCGCGACGAGGGCTGGCGCGTGTTCACGCGGGGGCTGGCCTCCACGCTGCTGCGCGCCTTCCCCGTCAACGCGGCCACCTTCGCCACCGTCACCGTGGTGCTCAGCTACGCACGCGGCGAGGAGGCCCGGCTCGAGGGCGATGCTGGGTCCGCCACCCTGGCCCAGCCCTCCAGCCTGTGA
- the SLC25A29 gene encoding mitochondrial basic amino acids transporter isoform X2, which yields MALDFLAGCAGGVAGVLVGHPFDTVKVRLQVQSVDKPQYRGTLHCFQAIIKQESVLGLYRGLGSPLLGLTFINALVFGMQGNTLRALGRDSPLNQFLAGAAAGAIQCVICCPMELAKTRLQLQEAGPARTYRGPLDCLAQIYRQEGLRGVNRGMASTLLRETPSFGVYFLTYDVLTRALGCEPGDRLLVPKLLLAGGTSGIASWLSTYPVDVIKSRLQADGLQGAPRYRGIVDCVQQSYRDEGWRVFTRGLASTLLRAFPVNAATFATVTVVLSYARGEEARLEGDAGSATLAQPSSL from the exons GTGTGGCAGGCGTGCTGGTGGGACACCCGTTTGACACCGTCAAG GTGCGGCTTCAGGTCCAGAGTGTGGATAAGCCCCAGTACCGAGGGACCTTGCACTGCTTCCAGGCCATCATCAAGCAGGAGAGC GTGCTGGGCCTGTACCGAGGCCTGGGGTCGCCGCTCCTGGGGCTGACCTTCATCAACGCGCTGGTGTTCGGCATGCAGGGCAACACCCTGCGGGCGCTGGGCCGGGACTCGCCGCTGAACCAGTTCCTGGCGGGCGCGGCGGCCGGGGCCATCCAGTGCGTCATCTGCTGCCCCATGGAGCTGGCCAAGACGCGGCTACAGCTGCAGGAGGCGGGCCCGGCACGCACCTACCGCGGGCCCCTGGACTGCCTGGCGCAGATCTACCGGCAGGAGGGCCTGCGCGGCGTCAACCGGGGCATGGCGTCCACGCTGCTGCGCGAGACCCCCAGCTTCGGCGTCTACTTCCTCACCTACGACGTGCTGACACGCGCACTGGGCTGTGAGCCGGGCGACCGCCTGCTGGTGCCCAAGCTGCTGCTGGCGGGTGGCACGTCAGGCATCGCGTCCTGGCTCTCCACCTACCCCGTGGATGTGATCAAGTCGCGGCTGCAGGCCGACGGGCTGCAGGGCGCGCCGCGCTACCGGGGCATCGTCGACTGCGTGCAGCAGAGCTACCGCGACGAGGGCTGGCGCGTGTTCACGCGGGGGCTGGCCTCCACGCTGCTGCGCGCCTTCCCCGTCAACGCGGCCACCTTCGCCACCGTCACCGTGGTGCTCAGCTACGCACGCGGCGAGGAGGCCCGGCTCGAGGGCGATGCTGGGTCCGCCACCCTGGCCCAGCCCTCCAGCCTGTGA
- the SLC25A29 gene encoding mitochondrial basic amino acids transporter isoform X3: MSVSLIPESLVRLQVQSVDKPQYRGTLHCFQAIIKQESVLGLYRGLGSPLLGLTFINALVFGMQGNTLRALGRDSPLNQFLAGAAAGAIQCVICCPMELAKTRLQLQEAGPARTYRGPLDCLAQIYRQEGLRGVNRGMASTLLRETPSFGVYFLTYDVLTRALGCEPGDRLLVPKLLLAGGTSGIASWLSTYPVDVIKSRLQADGLQGAPRYRGIVDCVQQSYRDEGWRVFTRGLASTLLRAFPVNAATFATVTVVLSYARGEEARLEGDAGSATLAQPSSL, from the exons ATGAGCGTAAGCCTCATCCCGGAGAGCCTA GTGCGGCTTCAGGTCCAGAGTGTGGATAAGCCCCAGTACCGAGGGACCTTGCACTGCTTCCAGGCCATCATCAAGCAGGAGAGC GTGCTGGGCCTGTACCGAGGCCTGGGGTCGCCGCTCCTGGGGCTGACCTTCATCAACGCGCTGGTGTTCGGCATGCAGGGCAACACCCTGCGGGCGCTGGGCCGGGACTCGCCGCTGAACCAGTTCCTGGCGGGCGCGGCGGCCGGGGCCATCCAGTGCGTCATCTGCTGCCCCATGGAGCTGGCCAAGACGCGGCTACAGCTGCAGGAGGCGGGCCCGGCACGCACCTACCGCGGGCCCCTGGACTGCCTGGCGCAGATCTACCGGCAGGAGGGCCTGCGCGGCGTCAACCGGGGCATGGCGTCCACGCTGCTGCGCGAGACCCCCAGCTTCGGCGTCTACTTCCTCACCTACGACGTGCTGACACGCGCACTGGGCTGTGAGCCGGGCGACCGCCTGCTGGTGCCCAAGCTGCTGCTGGCGGGTGGCACGTCAGGCATCGCGTCCTGGCTCTCCACCTACCCCGTGGATGTGATCAAGTCGCGGCTGCAGGCCGACGGGCTGCAGGGCGCGCCGCGCTACCGGGGCATCGTCGACTGCGTGCAGCAGAGCTACCGCGACGAGGGCTGGCGCGTGTTCACGCGGGGGCTGGCCTCCACGCTGCTGCGCGCCTTCCCCGTCAACGCGGCCACCTTCGCCACCGTCACCGTGGTGCTCAGCTACGCACGCGGCGAGGAGGCCCGGCTCGAGGGCGATGCTGGGTCCGCCACCCTGGCCCAGCCCTCCAGCCTGTGA